A single window of Vespula pensylvanica isolate Volc-1 chromosome 23, ASM1446617v1, whole genome shotgun sequence DNA harbors:
- the LOC122636816 gene encoding leucine-rich repeat-containing protein 51-like: MMNTNNGNVNFTSDYKRNEQEEMLIAPPLDFSFKKATNVNELVNQQPQTIRTVKAPIRTSKDRFATSTIWLSNNLLTSMDGFENFCKTVLEDPTFLSWLDLSFNEITEIGDDITKFPNLKILYLHGNNISSINNVLKLRKLCNMRVLTLHGNPIETLPYYRGYIINVMSQLINLDFSPITIAEKKRALPTGFFKIIEPAL; the protein is encoded by the exons ATGATGAATACTAATAATGGAAATGTCAATTTTACTTCTGattataaacgaaacgaacaagAGGAAATGTTAATAGCACCACCATTAGATTTTTCCTTCAAAAAAGCAACTAACGTGAATG AACTAGTTAATCAACAACCTCAGACGATACGAACTGTTAAAGCACCAATTCGAACGTCCAAAGATCGTTTTGCAACAAGTACGATATGGTtgagtaataatttattaacatcCATGGAtggatttgaaaatttttgcaAAACTGTTCTAGAAGATCCAACTTTTTTAAGTTGGTTAGATCTTTCATTTAATGAGATCACCGAAATTGGAGACGATATCACAAAGTTtcctaatttaaaaattttatatttacatggaaataatatttcaagtataaataatgtattaaaattaagaaaactaTGTAATATGAGAGTCTTAACGTTACATGGAAATCCGATAGAAACTTTACCTTATTATAGAGGTTATATAATCAATGTTATGTCACAATTAATCAATTTAGATTTTTCGCCAATAACTATAGCTGAAAAGAAACGAGCATTACCTACtggattttttaaaataatagaacccgctttataa
- the LOC122636814 gene encoding borealin-like codes for MPRTKQTRKSKQNREFLEESDLFLKDFQKKVQLRIMKLDAEAKMSIESYETYHNVKLAGIPAELKQMTLGEIIAWKEDEKENCNEVTSSMNDQSLFYIPSTIKAKKISKRGTTTSDDGYVTEGTTTGAPTSRVSRASRAKKIASEAKPRRITRSSSKNRSSALVDITHKALIKNKDKGYIDTESQLKLDKFKTPAPSKIAKNEFNLITPKVKPNTPLNVLRRPREGEMVLSMQGSPLLVSAIVPDKTANINVPLSNGNIMSLLPNDGLRMSHIPALDPETMRQLETLKDHIEKVISLK; via the coding sequence ATGCCACGTACCAAACAAACACGTAAATCCAAACAAAATCGAGAATTTTTAGAAGAATCAGATTTGTTTCTAAaggattttcaaaagaaagtaCAATTGAGAATTATGAAGTTAGATGCTGAAGCTAAAATGAGTATCGAGAGTTATGAGACTTATCACAATGTTAAATTAGCTGGTATACCAGCagaattaaaacaaatgaCTTTAGGTGAAATTATTGCAtggaaagaagatgaaaaagaaaattgtaatgaAGTAACATCCTCTATGAATGatcaatcattattttatataccatCAACTATTAAAGCAAAGAAAATTTCCAAACGTGGTACAACTACATCAGACGATGGCTATGTAACGGAAGGTACGACAACAGGAGCACCTACATCACGTGTATCTCGTGCATCAAGAGCTAAAAAAATAGCTTCTGAAGCTAAACCCAGAAGAATAACTCGTAGTAGTTCAAAAAATCGTTCATCAGCTTTAGTCGATATAACACACAAagcattaataaaaaacaaagataaaggATATATAGATACGGAATCTCAActaaaattagataaatttaaaacgCCAGCACCTTCCAAGATTGCAAAGAATGAGTTTAATCTTATTACTCCTAAAGTAAAACCAAATACTCCTTTGAATGTACTAAGACGCCCACGTGAAGGAGAAATGGTATTAAGTATGCAAGGCAGTCCATTATTAGTTTCTGCTATTGTTCCAGATAAAACTGCAAATATTAATGTACCTTTAAGTAATGGAAACATTATGTCCTTATTACCTAACGATGGATTACGTATGTCACATATACCAGCTTTAGATCCAGAAACTATGCGTCAATTAGAAACTCTTAAGGATCATATTGAGAAagttatttcattgaaataa